A part of Paroedura picta isolate Pp20150507F chromosome 7, Ppicta_v3.0, whole genome shotgun sequence genomic DNA contains:
- the SARAF gene encoding store-operated calcium entry-associated regulatory factor — protein sequence MAALSRKRLWLPLLVVLTGSAAVWGWQQHERILLRDVQALTLYPGQYTNSRRTSPIPQLQCVGGTAGCAAYTPDVVQCYNKGWDGYDVQWECKAQMDHSYRFGRIEVSCEGYDYPDDPYVLKGSCGLQYTLELSKGGQSKTSYFGGSHQSATAHDSITSGAGLVLVILFVVLVYGVYKLFLCDNRPQHGFSYGDGPSAPYGQSHQNPPPPGFKSNFTGAASGFTSDSNSGPGFWTGLGAGGLLGYLAGNRRSPSYSPYYNTWTTPSAPPPSFGPSYGFASPSSGTKSTSGYGGTKRR from the exons ATGGCGGCGCTGTCCCGGAAGCGGCTGTGGCTGCCGCTGTTGGTGGTGCTGACGGGGAGCGCAGCGGTGTGGGGCTGGCAGCAACACG AAAGAATCTTGTTGCGAGATGTTCAAGCCCTGACGCTCTACCCTGGCCAATACACCAATTCCCGGCGGACGTCTCCAATCCCCCAGTTGCAGTGCGTTGGAGGCACAGCTGGATGTGCAGCATACACCCCAGATGTTGTCCAGTGTTATAATAAAGGCTGGGATGGCTATGATGTACAG TGGGAGTGCAAAGCGCAGATGGATCATTCGTATCGCTTTGGAAGAATCGAAGTCAGCTGCGAAGGCTATGACTACCCGGATGACCCTTATGTGCTAAAGGGCTCGTGTGGCTTGCAGTACACTTTGGAGCTAAGCAAAGGCGGGCAGTCTAAAACCAGCTACTTTGGCGGCAGTCACCAGTCTGCCACTGCTCATGATTCAATAACTTCTGGGGCTGGATTGGTCCTGGTAATATTATTTGTGGTCCTTGTGTATGGCGTTTATAAGCTGTTCCTCTGCGACAACCGGccacaacatggcttctcatacGGCGATGGACCATCAGCACCCTACGGGCAGAGTCATCAGAACCCACCTCCACCAGGATTTAAATCAAATTTCACAG GAGCTGCCAGTGGTTTCACCTCTGATTCAAATTCAGGACCTGGTTTCTGGACCGGATTAGGTGCTGGAGGACTGCTGGGATATCTAGCTGGTAACCGAAG GTCTCCTTCGTATTCTCCGTACTACAATACGTGGACTACTCCAAGTGCTCCACCTCCTTCATTTGGTCCTTCATATGGCTTTGCATCCCCAAGCTCAGGGACAAAGTCCACTTCTG GTTATGGAGGCACCAAAAGGAGATGA